The Stenotrophomonas maltophilia sequence AACGTACTGTCGAAGATCAGCTTTTGCCTCACCGATGAGGACCTACAGACTGTGGAGGAGACTCGGCGGCGGATTGCCATGGGTGGAAGAAATAGCAATCGCAGCGAGATCCTGCGTGCGGCGATCGCACAGCTCAGTCGTCTTTCTGATACAGAGCTGCTGGATGCAGTCGCGCTTATGCCTCGGTTGCCACCAGGAAGGCGGCCCGGCAAGCCTTAAGTCGCGCACCAAGGCGGCCAACTGGCTTAAGTGTCCCCGCACGGGAGAGGACGCGCATGCGTATGTCTTAGCTCCAACACGCGGCCGTCTTCCAAGCTGACAGCGCAGAGCACCAAGGCCACTGGCCTGCTTATCGCCTTGGTTCTGGTCCTGCTGAGCCGCAGCGTATGTGTGCCTTGAGTACACGCTCTTTGCTGTTCAACGACTGGCAATGCATGGACCGGAGCCCCCGGCTCACACCATCTATGACGTCTCGGCGAGCACGCACTTTGGTCATCCGCCCAGGAAAGGGCTCTGACCCCGGCCGGGCAGCGTTACACCGGGTAGCCGGTGGCTTCCCTGGCCTTCTTCCAGGCGCTTTCGAATTCGCGTGCGGAAATTTCGTCGTCCTCGTCGAAATCCAGGAACGACACCGGCTGGTCGGCCAGCAGGAAGCGGTCATCGCTGTGGGCATGCTCGTCGGCCCAGACCATCTTGGTGCCGTAGATTTCCACTTGGCGCACGATCTTCTCGCCGCGCGCCTCCATCAGCACGTTGCCCTTGCCCAGGCCCGATTCGGCCCAGTGCTTGTAGTACTTCTTTGCGGCGGACTTCGCGCCGGGTTTTGCGTTGTGCTTTGCGTAGGTCATTGCAGGGGTCCTGGCCGCAGGCGCGGCCGGAAAGTTCGGAATGGCGCCATTATCAGGCATCCGGGGGGCAACCTACCGCGGCAGCGCCACGCTCTTCGGCCACAGCATCCAGATATTGCCCTTCTGCTTCATGTCGCCGGCCAGCTTGCCAGCAGCATCGCCGCTGCCCCAGTAGAGGTCCGCGCGCACTTCACCGGCGATGGCGCCGCCGGTGTCCTGCGCGGCCACCGGGCGCACCACGGGCGTGCCATCGGGGCGCGTGGTCGACAGCCACAGCAGGCTGCCCAGCGGCACCACGGTGCGGTCCACCGCCACGCTGTAGCCGGCGGTGAGCGGCACGTTCAGTGAACCGCGTGGACCCTCCGGGCTGTCCGGGTTGCGCACGAAGAACACGTAGCTGGGGTTGCTGCGCAGCAGTTCCGGCACGCGCGCGGGGTTGGCCCGTGCCCAGGCACGGATGGCGTCCATGGTGACGTCTTCCTTCTTCAGCTGGCCCTGGTCGACCAGCCAGCGGCCGATGGCACGGTACGGGCGGCCGTTCTGTTCCGCATAGGCCAGCCGCACCTGCTTGCCATCAGCCAGGCGCACCCGGCCGGACCCCTGGATCTGCAGCAGCTGCAGATCCATCGGGTCGGTCAGCCAGGCCAACACCGGGGCCTTGGCGCCCTTGGCCGCGATGGTGCCAGCGTCGTCATAGGGCTTGAGCACCTTGCCTTCGACGCGCCCGCGCAGGCGCTTGCCTTTCAGTTCCGGGTAGAGGCTGTCCAACTGCACCACCACCAGATCATCCGGCGTGCCGTACACCGGCACCGTCGCCTTGTCGGTGCGGGTCAGGCTGCCGGCGTAGATCGGCTCGTAGTAGCCGGTAATCAGCCCGTCGGCCTGGTGGCCGCCGGCACGCAGCGCATAGACATCAAGGTCGCGCTGCAGGAACTGGCGGATCGCGGCCGGGTCCTTGTCTGATACCGCGGCGGCGGTGGCGCAGGGCTTGGCCCAGACCGCATCGTTCTTCAGGCGGCTGCAGCTGCTGCGCCAGGCAACGAAACCGGCCTGCAGATCGCTGTCGGAAACCGGCGGCAGTGCGCTCCATGCAGCCTTGGCGTAGGTGGCCGCGGGCGGTGTGGCCGGCGCCGGCACTTCGGATCCGGTACGGGGAGCGGTGGTGGAGCAGCCGGCGAGCACGGCCGCTGCCAACAGGGTCCAGTGCTTGCGCTTGAAGAAGGTAGCGGAATCGATCATGCCGCCATGGTGGAGTGCCGGCCGCTGGGCGGCAACCCAACGCGGGGCCAAGCGTTCATGCGCGGGGTCACGGCATCTGCAGCAGCAACGAGTGCAGGATGCGGGCATCTTCGGCATCCAGCGTCTTCGGCAGGTCGTCGCGGCCGCGGAAGCGGCGGTGGAACGCGGCTACGGTGGCCTCGCGGTTGTCCAGCGGATAACCGAAGCGGGCCAGCGCATTCCACGCGTCGAAGCCTTCCGGTGCCGCGCCGTCAGCGGCGCGCGGCCATACCCCGAAGCCAGCCTCGGCCAACTGCTGCCAGGGGAAGAACCGGCTCGGATCCTGCTTGCGCGTCGGCGCCAGGTCGGCATGGCCGATCACCTGGCGCGGCGGGATGTTGAGGCGACTGCTGAGATCGCGCAGCAGCACGATCAGCGATTCGATCTGCGCCGGGCTGAAGGGGCTGCGGCCGTCGTTGTCGAGCTCGATGCCGATCGAGGCCGAGTTGAGATCGGTGATGGTGCCCCAGCGTCCGGCACCGGCATGCCAGGCACGGCGCTCATCGGCCACCAGCTGGTAGCGATGGCCATCGGCGCCGATCAGGTAGTGCGCGCTGACCGGGCCACCGCTGTTGGCGGTGCGCAGCGTATGCAAGCTCTGCTGCACCGACTTCTGCTCGGTATGGTGCAGCACGATGATGACCGGGGTGCGCGCGTTCTGGTTGGGTGACGGCACCCAGGTGGCGAGCGGGTTGTGCTGCACGGGCGCGGTGGCCGTGCAGGCCGAAAGGGCCAGTGCCAACAGTGCGGAAACCAGAAGGCGGGGGCTGATCATGGGCAGATTGTAACCACGGACCGCAGCCGTGGTTCGACGCAGCGTGCCGAACGACATCGCCGATGACCCGCAGTCCACGTGCTGGTGGCAGTGCCTGATCATTAAGATGTAGCGGATCACATGAAAAGAGCGAAGCGGCAGTATGGGGCAGCAGGGCCCGCAAAGATCAGATCCTGCCCAGATCTTGCGGCATAGAAGCTCTCGAACTGGAAGGAAAGCACGAACCGCGATTCACATCCCGCATAGCGCTTGATGAAACGGCAGATTTCCTCCCAAGCGCATTCAAATCCGCTTGCGCGGAAATGGAACAAGCCCAGCAACCCCACACGCCACTCGGCCTCCAGCCCTTCCGCGACGACAGCCTCCGGCGGTTCAACGATGCGGAAACCGAATCCCGTGTTGGACGCTGGAAGATACCCCTGCAGCTTGTCCAGACCATCGGAATACTCGGCCTGGATCGAATCCAAGGCTCGTTGCACGGCTTCGAGTTTGGAACCAACCTCGACTTCAAGAAACAGCGAAATACTCATCGTCGAACCTTTACAGCGGCGCCATCGTCAAAGGTCTTATGCTACGGCAGAGCGTTCTCATCCGCGTACAGGGCATTCGGACGTAATGATCCCTCTACCCGCTGAGCTCACCCATGAACTCCGCAATCAACATCCGATCAGAATCATTCTTCCCCACTCGATCCAGAACTGGGCCAAGATGGTAGGCGAGAAGGTCACGATAGGCACCGGCCTCTGGAATAAAAGCATCAAGACAACTCAAGAAGGACCTTACCGACATGAACGAAAGAAAGACCTCGTAGGGATATGAGCTCGCATAAGGAACAGCCTGCAAATAGTAGTTGGCCAACTTTTTCTGCTCTGCCCTGGGCCAGGAACGGCACTTCATCAGAACAAATGCATCCCGATAATTGTCCGACCTCAAGGCGGCGTAGTTCATCAACCACTCCGATGCGGCCGCAGCGTCCATTGCAGAGATCTCGCCGCAGAGCTTTCTAATTCTTTCATCCATAGATCTGCAGCCGACCTGATGATTGCTTCGTTGTAGATTGCTTCATTCGCCGACTTCGGCATCAACTGCTATTTGTGCCCCTTCCTCTGCGAGGGCTCCCAACAGCGCATGTGGATAGTAATCATCCTTCGACAGTAGATGCATATATCACCCGGCGACTTCGATCACCGAGGCATTGCGATACGGAATCTCGAAAAATTACTCACGAGAGAGGACTTCAGCTTCAAAAAGCCATCCCCGCTTCATCCGATGAATTCCACACTCAAATCAGGTCCAGACGTCTCCCTCAGGCGCGGTCCAAACCAATCCAAACGGTGCATCCGTAAGAAACCAGAATCC is a genomic window containing:
- the mltA gene encoding murein transglycosylase A, whose protein sequence is MIDSATFFKRKHWTLLAAAVLAGCSTTAPRTGSEVPAPATPPAATYAKAAWSALPPVSDSDLQAGFVAWRSSCSRLKNDAVWAKPCATAAAVSDKDPAAIRQFLQRDLDVYALRAGGHQADGLITGYYEPIYAGSLTRTDKATVPVYGTPDDLVVVQLDSLYPELKGKRLRGRVEGKVLKPYDDAGTIAAKGAKAPVLAWLTDPMDLQLLQIQGSGRVRLADGKQVRLAYAEQNGRPYRAIGRWLVDQGQLKKEDVTMDAIRAWARANPARVPELLRSNPSYVFFVRNPDSPEGPRGSLNVPLTAGYSVAVDRTVVPLGSLLWLSTTRPDGTPVVRPVAAQDTGGAIAGEVRADLYWGSGDAAGKLAGDMKQKGNIWMLWPKSVALPR
- a CDS encoding N-acetylmuramoyl-L-alanine amidase — translated: MISPRLLVSALLALALSACTATAPVQHNPLATWVPSPNQNARTPVIIVLHHTEQKSVQQSLHTLRTANSGGPVSAHYLIGADGHRYQLVADERRAWHAGAGRWGTITDLNSASIGIELDNDGRSPFSPAQIESLIVLLRDLSSRLNIPPRQVIGHADLAPTRKQDPSRFFPWQQLAEAGFGVWPRAADGAAPEGFDAWNALARFGYPLDNREATVAAFHRRFRGRDDLPKTLDAEDARILHSLLLQMP